One segment of Synechococcus sp. A15-24 DNA contains the following:
- a CDS encoding DUF2127 domain-containing protein yields MAGVAAVYSVLIYLAAWAAWTDRRWGDWLLVALLVVPLPLEVIELIHSKSTSDLVVLGLTLLGLTLVTRRALRR; encoded by the coding sequence TTGGCCGGCGTCGCAGCGGTTTATTCAGTGTTGATTTACCTGGCGGCTTGGGCCGCGTGGACGGATCGGCGCTGGGGGGATTGGTTGCTGGTGGCTTTGTTGGTGGTGCCTCTGCCGCTGGAGGTGATCGAGCTGATTCACAGCAAAAGCACCAGCGACCTGGTGGTGCTGGGGCTCACGTTGCTCGGATTGACGTTGGTGACGCGGCGGGCGCTCAGGCGGTGA
- the rpmA gene encoding 50S ribosomal protein L27 gives MAHKKGTGSTRNGRDSNAKRLGVKAYGGETVTAGSILIRQRGTSVLPGINVGIGKDDTLFALTAGVVKFETIRRGLRNRKRINITA, from the coding sequence ATGGCACATAAGAAAGGCACAGGCTCCACGCGTAACGGTCGCGATTCCAACGCCAAGCGCCTCGGCGTTAAGGCCTATGGCGGCGAAACCGTCACCGCCGGCTCAATTCTGATCCGTCAGCGCGGCACCTCGGTTCTGCCCGGTATCAATGTGGGCATCGGCAAGGACGACACCCTGTTTGCCCTCACCGCTGGCGTGGTGAAGTTCGAAACAATCCGCCGCGGTCTGCGCAACCGCAAACGGATCAACATCACCGCCTGA
- the rplU gene encoding 50S ribosomal protein L21, with protein MADTKTATPATDAEEATAKTPAAAPSSEAYAIVEASGTQMWVQANRYYDVDRLHAEVDETIKLENVLLVKDSKGTTLGQPFVKDATVALKVMAHRRGTKVIVYKMRPKKKTRRKNGHRQELTRVMVESITVGGKAIS; from the coding sequence ATGGCTGACACCAAAACCGCCACTCCCGCCACCGACGCGGAAGAAGCGACCGCCAAAACGCCTGCTGCAGCGCCTTCTTCTGAGGCATACGCCATCGTCGAAGCCTCCGGCACACAGATGTGGGTCCAGGCCAACCGTTATTACGACGTTGATCGGCTTCACGCTGAAGTCGACGAGACCATCAAGCTCGAAAACGTTCTGCTGGTGAAGGATTCCAAGGGAACTACCCTTGGACAGCCCTTTGTCAAAGACGCCACGGTGGCCCTCAAGGTGATGGCCCATCGCCGGGGTACCAAGGTGATCGTGTACAAAATGCGCCCGAAAAAGAAGACGCGGCGCAAGAATGGCCACAGACAGGAACTCACCCGAGTGATGGTTGAATCCATCACCGTGGGCGGCAAGGCCATCAGCTGA
- a CDS encoding circadian clock protein KaiA, translating to MARPGLTIALLLTTPNLVDACQQWLPDTRYHSIVLSGPHQGQEQLDLVSTLEAQQEEIDAVVVEQHLLDASSREQLLSRGLLFPAVVVGEMKGHVDYHAEELHLADDQLAQLGYTVDASISRFLRQGRADGRSDDDGLASVDKLSRRLQERLGYLGVFYKRDPSRFLGSLPTEERRELLESLQRTYRDLLISYFSDPAASNQALESFVNTAFFSDLPITRTVDIHVDQIDEFWKQLRLEGHKSEFLQDYRLALLDVMAHLCEMYRRSIPPDIPLSGLASGRHRREADLPDAPEVSS from the coding sequence ATGGCCAGGCCGGGCCTCACGATTGCCTTGCTGCTCACCACACCGAATCTGGTGGATGCCTGTCAGCAGTGGTTGCCGGACACGCGTTACCACTCCATCGTCCTAAGCGGACCTCATCAGGGGCAGGAGCAGCTGGATCTGGTCAGCACCCTCGAGGCTCAGCAGGAGGAGATCGACGCGGTGGTGGTGGAGCAGCATCTGCTGGATGCCAGCAGTCGCGAGCAGCTGCTCAGCCGAGGGCTGTTGTTCCCCGCCGTTGTGGTGGGTGAGATGAAGGGCCATGTGGACTACCACGCCGAGGAGCTGCATCTCGCCGACGATCAGCTGGCGCAGCTGGGCTACACAGTTGATGCCTCCATCTCACGCTTTCTGCGCCAGGGACGTGCCGATGGTCGATCGGACGACGATGGATTGGCGTCTGTCGACAAGTTGTCCCGCCGTTTGCAGGAACGGCTCGGGTACCTCGGGGTCTTCTACAAGCGGGATCCATCTCGCTTTCTCGGCAGCCTTCCCACCGAGGAACGGCGCGAGTTGCTGGAGTCGCTGCAGCGCACCTACCGCGATCTGCTGATCAGTTATTTCAGCGACCCTGCCGCGTCTAACCAGGCGCTGGAGAGTTTTGTCAACACCGCCTTTTTCAGTGATCTGCCGATCACCAGAACCGTCGACATCCACGTCGATCAGATCGATGAGTTCTGGAAGCAGCTGCGGCTTGAAGGGCACAAGAGCGAATTTCTTCAGGATTACCGCCTTGCGCTTCTCGATGTGATGGCCCATTTGTGTGAGATGTACCGGCGCTCCATCCCGCCGGACATTCCGCTTTCCGGTTTGGCCTCTGGTCGACACCGACGGGAGGCTGATCTGCCGGATGCCCCAGAGGTGTCGTCATGA
- the kaiB gene encoding circadian clock protein KaiB translates to MSPRKTYILKLYVAGNTPNSMRALKTLRNILETEFRGVYALKVIDVLKNPQLAEEDKILATPTLSKILPPPVRRIIGDLSDRERVLIGLDLLYDELADNAFSSGYLDAVDEQNDTSTPDSPTDS, encoded by the coding sequence ATGAGCCCACGCAAGACCTACATCCTCAAGCTCTACGTCGCCGGAAACACGCCGAATTCGATGCGTGCCCTCAAAACGCTGCGCAACATCCTTGAAACCGAGTTCCGCGGCGTTTACGCCCTGAAGGTGATTGACGTTCTCAAAAATCCCCAGCTTGCTGAGGAAGACAAGATCCTTGCTACTCCCACCCTTTCCAAGATCCTTCCGCCGCCGGTGCGCCGCATCATCGGTGATCTGTCGGATCGTGAGCGGGTGCTGATCGGCCTCGATCTGCTGTACGACGAATTGGCCGACAACGCCTTCAGTTCCGGCTACCTGGATGCTGTCGATGAGCAGAACGACACGTCGACGCCGGATTCGCCAACGGATTCTTAA
- the kaiC gene encoding circadian clock protein KaiC — translation MQFPPASGSTQMQVQKLPTGIEGFDDVCQGGLPIGRSTLISGTSGTGKTVFSLHFLHNGIKHFDEPGIFVTFEESPLDILRNAASFGWNLQEMVEQDKLFILDASPDPDGQDVAGSFDLSGLIERINYAIRKYKAKRVAIDSITAVFQQYDAVFVVRREIFRLIARLKEIGVTTVMTTERIDEYGPIARYGVEEFVSDNVVILRNVLEGERRRRTVEILKLRGTTHMKGEFPFTMGTHGISIFPLGAMRLTQRSSNVRVSSGVPRLDGMCGGGFFKDSIILATGATGTGKTLLVSKFIEDACRNKERAILFAYEESRAQLLRNGTSWGIDFEQMEQDGLLKIICAYPESTGLEDHLQIIKTEIGQFKPSRMAIDSLSALARGVSHNAFRQFVIGVTGYAKQEEIAGFFTNTSEEFMGSHSITDSHISTITDTILMLQYVEIRGEMARALNVFKMRGSWHDKGIREFVITSNGPQIKDSFSNFERIISGVPHRVSTDERSELSRIARGVSSED, via the coding sequence ATGCAGTTTCCCCCAGCCAGCGGCTCGACTCAGATGCAGGTGCAGAAGCTCCCCACCGGCATCGAGGGCTTTGATGATGTCTGTCAGGGCGGCTTGCCGATCGGTCGCAGCACCCTGATCAGCGGAACCTCCGGCACCGGTAAGACTGTGTTCTCCTTGCATTTCCTCCATAACGGCATCAAGCATTTCGATGAGCCGGGGATCTTCGTCACCTTTGAGGAATCACCGCTCGACATCCTGCGCAATGCCGCCAGCTTCGGTTGGAACCTGCAGGAGATGGTGGAGCAGGACAAGCTGTTCATCCTCGATGCGTCCCCTGATCCCGATGGTCAGGATGTGGCCGGTAGTTTTGATCTTTCCGGTCTGATCGAGCGGATCAACTACGCAATCCGCAAGTACAAGGCCAAGCGGGTTGCGATCGACTCGATCACGGCGGTGTTCCAGCAGTACGACGCGGTGTTCGTGGTGCGCCGGGAGATCTTCCGCCTCATCGCTCGGCTGAAGGAGATCGGCGTCACCACGGTGATGACGACGGAACGCATCGACGAGTACGGACCGATTGCCCGCTACGGCGTTGAGGAGTTCGTTTCCGACAACGTGGTGATCCTGCGCAACGTGTTGGAGGGTGAGCGCCGTCGCCGCACGGTGGAGATCCTTAAATTGCGGGGCACCACCCACATGAAGGGGGAATTCCCCTTCACCATGGGCACCCATGGCATCAGCATCTTCCCTCTGGGTGCAATGCGTTTGACCCAGCGCTCTTCGAACGTGCGGGTCAGTTCCGGTGTGCCGCGGCTGGACGGGATGTGCGGTGGTGGGTTCTTCAAGGATTCGATCATCCTGGCCACCGGTGCCACCGGTACCGGCAAGACCCTGCTGGTTTCGAAGTTCATCGAAGACGCCTGCCGCAACAAGGAGCGGGCAATTCTGTTTGCCTACGAAGAGTCCCGCGCTCAGCTGCTGCGCAACGGCACCAGCTGGGGCATCGACTTCGAGCAGATGGAGCAGGACGGTTTGCTCAAGATCATCTGCGCTTACCCCGAATCGACCGGGCTGGAGGATCATCTGCAGATCATCAAAACGGAGATCGGTCAGTTCAAGCCATCCCGGATGGCCATCGACTCCCTCTCGGCCTTGGCTCGGGGTGTCAGTCACAACGCCTTCCGGCAGTTCGTGATCGGCGTGACCGGTTACGCCAAACAGGAGGAGATCGCCGGCTTCTTCACGAACACCTCTGAGGAGTTCATGGGTAGCCACTCGATCACGGACTCCCACATCTCCACCATCACCGACACGATCCTGATGCTGCAGTACGTGGAGATTCGCGGTGAGATGGCCCGGGCGCTGAATGTGTTCAAGATGCGCGGCTCCTGGCACGACAAGGGCATCCGCGAATTTGTGATCACCAGCAACGGCCCGCAGATCAAGGATTCCTTCTCCAACTTCGAGCGGATCATCTCCGGCGTTCCCCATCGGGTTTCCACCGACGAACGCAGCGAGTTGTCCCGTATCGCCCGCGGCGTCTCCAGCGAGGACTAA
- a CDS encoding ATP-binding protein yields MTTPATADWALPQPGGPEPGSDGIWRRIVAWWAEFSLQTKLLAVATLVVSLVMTGITFLALNGIQRDAVMNDTRYARDLGLLLAGNVTELVAQEQDRELANVAEKFWRSSRSVRYIFFADPDGVVYLGIPISGASAGGDGDLRLNRRLELPDELRRRPQNPLVRQHLTPQGRVTDVFVPLIRNGRYYGVLGLGVNPNETALASAALTREVTVAVFISIWVLVILGAVFNALTITRPVKELLRGVRSISLGNFQARIDLPVGGELGELLTGFNAMASQLEAYDEANIEELTAAQVKQQSLIATMADGAILLDEQGRIVLVNPTARRLFRWEGRKLEGQELVAELPDLLAIELQAPLDLLLISGADSEDLRCSVGEPSRTLRIVMQAVRDASGESLKGIAVTVQDLTREVELNAAQSRFISNVSHELRTPLFNIKSYVETLHDLGDQLSPEEHKEFLGVANDETDRLTRLVNDVLDLSRLESGRAVQFEAMNLLPAMEQTLRTYRLNADDKQVKLELDAPEDLPEVLGNWDLLLQVLDNLVGNALKFSRSGGTLALRAYPWPDTCPMGSPKDEQAGPSCALSSPLPRLRVEVADTGCGISAADQERIFDRFFRVENAVHTEVGTGLGLSIVRGILEKHGTRVSMASEPEVGTTFWFDLPLGQADVDELKLQAERRSTAEQLA; encoded by the coding sequence ATGACAACCCCCGCGACCGCTGACTGGGCCCTACCGCAACCCGGTGGGCCAGAGCCTGGATCCGACGGGATCTGGCGTCGCATCGTCGCGTGGTGGGCTGAATTCAGCCTGCAGACCAAACTGCTGGCCGTCGCCACCCTCGTGGTGAGCCTGGTGATGACCGGCATCACCTTCCTGGCCCTGAACGGCATCCAGCGCGATGCCGTGATGAACGACACCCGCTATGCCCGCGACCTGGGCCTGTTGCTGGCCGGCAACGTCACCGAACTGGTGGCCCAGGAACAGGACCGCGAACTGGCCAACGTGGCCGAAAAGTTCTGGCGGTCCAGCCGCAGTGTTCGCTACATCTTCTTCGCCGATCCCGATGGCGTTGTCTACCTCGGCATCCCGATCAGCGGGGCCTCCGCCGGTGGTGACGGTGATCTACGCCTGAATCGGCGACTGGAGCTGCCGGACGAACTGCGCCGCCGCCCGCAGAATCCCCTGGTGCGGCAGCACCTCACCCCCCAGGGCCGGGTAACCGACGTTTTCGTCCCCCTGATTCGCAACGGGCGTTACTACGGCGTGCTCGGTCTGGGGGTGAACCCCAACGAAACCGCTCTCGCCAGTGCCGCTCTCACCCGGGAGGTGACCGTGGCAGTGTTCATCTCGATCTGGGTGCTGGTGATCCTGGGGGCTGTGTTCAACGCTCTCACCATCACCCGTCCGGTGAAGGAACTGCTGCGAGGCGTTCGTTCGATTTCCCTCGGCAACTTCCAGGCCCGCATCGACCTGCCCGTTGGCGGTGAGCTGGGGGAATTGCTGACCGGCTTCAACGCCATGGCCTCCCAGCTCGAGGCCTACGACGAAGCCAACATTGAGGAGTTGACCGCAGCCCAGGTGAAGCAGCAGTCGCTGATCGCCACCATGGCCGACGGCGCCATTCTTCTCGATGAACAGGGCCGGATCGTGCTGGTCAACCCCACCGCTCGGCGTCTGTTTCGCTGGGAAGGGCGCAAGCTTGAAGGGCAGGAGCTGGTGGCTGAATTGCCGGACCTGCTGGCGATCGAACTCCAGGCCCCACTCGATCTTCTGCTGATCAGCGGCGCTGACAGTGAGGACCTGCGCTGCAGCGTCGGTGAACCGAGCCGAACCCTGCGCATCGTGATGCAGGCCGTGCGCGATGCCAGCGGCGAATCGCTCAAGGGCATAGCCGTCACCGTGCAGGATCTCACCAGGGAAGTGGAACTGAATGCAGCTCAGAGTCGTTTCATCAGCAACGTCTCCCATGAACTGCGCACACCGCTGTTCAACATCAAGAGCTACGTCGAAACGCTGCATGATCTCGGTGATCAGCTCAGCCCCGAAGAGCATAAGGAATTTCTCGGCGTCGCCAACGACGAAACCGATCGCCTTACCCGTCTTGTCAACGACGTGCTCGACCTCTCACGCCTGGAGTCCGGTCGCGCCGTTCAGTTCGAAGCAATGAATCTTCTCCCCGCCATGGAGCAGACCCTGCGCACCTACCGCCTCAACGCCGACGACAAGCAGGTGAAGCTGGAGCTGGATGCACCGGAGGATCTGCCGGAAGTGCTGGGCAACTGGGATCTACTGCTGCAGGTGCTCGACAACCTCGTGGGCAATGCCCTGAAGTTCAGCCGTTCCGGCGGAACCCTTGCTCTGCGGGCTTATCCCTGGCCCGACACCTGCCCAATGGGATCTCCCAAAGATGAGCAGGCGGGGCCCAGCTGTGCGCTCAGTTCACCGCTGCCGCGGCTGCGGGTGGAAGTCGCGGATACCGGATGCGGCATCAGCGCCGCTGACCAGGAGCGGATCTTCGACCGCTTTTTCCGTGTGGAGAATGCCGTCCATACGGAAGTGGGAACCGGCCTGGGCCTGTCAATTGTGCGTGGAATTCTCGAGAAACATGGCACCAGGGTGTCGATGGCCAGTGAACCGGAGGTGGGAACAACCTTCTGGTTTGATCTGCCCTTGGGTCAGGCGGATGTGGATGAACTGAAGCTGCAGGCCGAACGTCGCTCCACCGCTGAACAGTTGGCTTAG
- the purD gene encoding phosphoribosylamine--glycine ligase — MAISSTRPHALPDLQRVLVVGGGGREHALSWALQRHDAIETVWITPGNAGSNQQALSIAETDSAALIAHCQTHSVDLVVVGPEAPLAAGVADALRQAGIAVFGPGAEGAQLEASKAWAKQLMQEAGVPTAGHWAVTSEADALAVLAEVGRPLVVKADGLAAGKGVTVADTIEQAEAAIRDAFAGRFGSAGSHLVLEERLQGPEVSVFALCDGERMVLLPPAQDHKRLLEGDQGPNTGGMGAYAPAPLLDGEGLEQVRRLVLEPTLQALKARGIDYRGVIYAGLMLTDAGPQVIEFNCRFGDPECQTLMPLLGPELAQVLQACALGRLDLAPALSIDALCSACVVAAASGYPDSPRKGDAIQLGFSSETNRQLFHAGTRRSADGELITSGGRVLAVVAQGDNFDQAFAGAYNGLQQVQFDGITYRRDIGHQVRSSG; from the coding sequence ATGGCCATCTCGTCCACCCGTCCCCACGCCCTGCCCGACCTGCAGCGGGTGCTCGTCGTTGGTGGTGGCGGCCGCGAACACGCCCTGAGCTGGGCCCTGCAGCGCCATGACGCCATTGAGACGGTCTGGATCACCCCGGGCAATGCCGGCAGTAACCAGCAGGCCCTCTCCATCGCGGAGACCGACAGTGCCGCCCTGATCGCCCACTGCCAAACGCATTCTGTTGATTTGGTCGTGGTGGGTCCGGAAGCCCCTCTGGCTGCTGGGGTGGCCGATGCCCTGCGGCAGGCCGGCATCGCCGTGTTCGGTCCAGGGGCCGAGGGGGCGCAACTGGAGGCCAGCAAGGCCTGGGCCAAGCAGCTGATGCAGGAGGCCGGGGTGCCCACCGCCGGCCATTGGGCGGTGACCAGCGAAGCCGATGCCCTGGCGGTGCTGGCCGAGGTGGGCCGGCCGCTGGTGGTGAAGGCCGATGGCCTGGCGGCGGGCAAGGGGGTCACCGTCGCCGACACGATCGAGCAGGCGGAGGCGGCGATCCGGGACGCCTTCGCCGGCCGCTTCGGCAGCGCCGGCTCCCATCTGGTGCTGGAGGAGCGGCTGCAGGGCCCGGAGGTGTCGGTGTTCGCTCTCTGCGATGGGGAGCGGATGGTGCTGTTGCCACCGGCCCAGGACCACAAGCGATTGCTGGAGGGAGACCAGGGCCCTAACACCGGCGGCATGGGGGCCTACGCCCCCGCACCACTGCTGGATGGCGAAGGCCTTGAGCAGGTTCGCCGTCTGGTGCTGGAGCCAACGCTGCAGGCGCTCAAGGCCCGCGGCATTGATTACCGCGGCGTCATCTACGCCGGCCTGATGCTCACCGACGCCGGACCCCAGGTGATCGAATTCAATTGCCGCTTCGGGGATCCGGAATGCCAGACCCTGATGCCCCTGCTGGGACCGGAGCTGGCGCAGGTGCTGCAGGCCTGTGCCTTGGGACGGCTCGACCTGGCCCCAGCGCTCTCGATCGATGCACTCTGCAGCGCCTGTGTGGTGGCGGCAGCCTCCGGCTACCCCGACTCCCCCCGCAAGGGCGATGCCATCCAGCTGGGCTTCAGCAGCGAGACCAACCGCCAGCTGTTCCACGCCGGCACCCGGCGCAGTGCCGACGGTGAGCTGATCACCTCCGGGGGGCGTGTGCTGGCGGTTGTCGCCCAGGGAGACAACTTTGACCAGGCCTTCGCTGGTGCCTACAACGGGCTCCAGCAGGTGCAATTCGATGGAATCACGTACCGTCGCGATATCGGCCATCAGGTGCGCTCCAGCGGATGA
- the purC gene encoding phosphoribosylaminoimidazolesuccinocarboxamide synthase, producing MSPDHGELLYEGKAKRIYATDHPDQVLVEYKNDATAFNAQKKAQLADKGRLNCQISARLFELLEGQGVQSHYLGLAGDTWMLVQRVEVIPLEVVLRNIATGSLCRQTPIAEGTPINPALLDLFYKDDDLGDPLLTEARVRLLGLVDDAQLSAIEQLARRINGVLEPFFDGLELQLVDFKLELGLNRAGELLLADEISPDTCRFWDQRSSDANDRILDKDRFRKDLGGVMEAYGEVLKRVHTACPNPRNCL from the coding sequence ATGAGTCCCGACCACGGCGAGCTGCTGTACGAGGGCAAGGCGAAGCGCATCTACGCCACAGACCACCCGGATCAGGTGCTGGTGGAGTACAAAAACGACGCGACGGCGTTCAATGCCCAGAAGAAGGCCCAGCTGGCGGATAAAGGACGGTTGAACTGCCAGATCTCGGCTCGGTTGTTTGAGCTGCTGGAGGGGCAGGGTGTTCAAAGCCACTACCTGGGGTTGGCGGGCGACACCTGGATGCTGGTGCAGCGGGTGGAGGTGATTCCGCTGGAGGTGGTGCTGCGCAACATCGCGACCGGATCGCTGTGCCGTCAGACGCCGATTGCGGAAGGAACTCCTATCAATCCAGCCCTGCTTGATCTCTTTTACAAGGATGATGACCTCGGTGATCCGTTGTTGACGGAAGCCCGGGTGCGGTTGCTGGGGCTGGTGGATGACGCCCAACTGTCAGCGATTGAACAACTGGCGCGGCGAATCAACGGCGTGCTGGAGCCATTTTTCGACGGCCTTGAGCTGCAGTTGGTGGATTTCAAGCTTGAACTCGGGCTCAACAGGGCGGGCGAGTTGCTGCTGGCTGATGAGATCAGCCCTGACACCTGCCGCTTCTGGGATCAGCGCAGCAGTGATGCCAATGATCGGATTCTGGACAAGGACCGCTTCCGCAAAGATCTCGGTGGTGTTATGGAGGCCTACGGGGAGGTCCTCAAACGGGTCCACACCGCCTGCCCGAACCCCCGCAACTGCCTGTAA
- a CDS encoding BamA/TamA family outer membrane protein: MTRRSTRRSSVAVGQGLLGLALGLPLTAASVLAQDTPVAEVEQVEVAQLDSLEAEVPRVLISEVLIEGIGGHPEEGRLQVAAYGAMQVRPGSRVTREELQRDLNAIQATGWFSDVRINPVNGPLGVQVVVQVETFPTLSRVELDPVSEELPEAVVDEIFSPDYGRTLNLNDLQKRMKDLQAWYAGQGYSLARISGPERVSPEGVLTLKLIQGSVARVEVEFLNSEGTSTDENGDPIRGKTKEWVVTREISVQPGDTFNRNKLEKDIKRLYGTQLFSDVKVTLKPVPEQPGDVVIVLGIVEQSTGQLSGGLGYSQSQGVFGQVQLQDSNFFGRAWNIGVNVTYGQYGGLANLNFTDPWIKGDKHRTSFRGSLFLSQQVPQVFQSEDSGNIRTIDGYEDNGNKYAYDVGRKYKFSDYEKVPGSVNKAEKEYPNRSWFDYEGDSFALRKTGSSIAFTRPLNGGDPFKDTPWRVLAGLSISEVRPINFAADSRVYGVSTNNFKDGRVKNKDIICVSYNCADSNMLTGLRFATTYNNFNNPRNPTSGNFFTASTEQFIGVNEDSPTFNRLRGSYTQFFPVNWLKLHKGCRPDAGEVADCPQAIGLQVKAGTIIGDLPPYEAFCIGGSNSIRGWYDCDLAVARTFGEVTLEYRFPIISVFSGELFVDAGTDFNTQKNVPGKPGLLLDKDGSGVSVGTGVIVGTPVGPLRLEVASKDFTSDWRFNLGVGWKF, encoded by the coding sequence ATGACCCGACGCAGCACTCGCCGTTCCTCGGTTGCCGTTGGTCAGGGGCTCCTGGGTCTGGCCTTGGGCTTGCCACTCACTGCAGCATCGGTGCTGGCGCAGGACACGCCAGTCGCTGAGGTGGAGCAGGTCGAGGTCGCACAGCTTGATTCCCTGGAGGCCGAGGTCCCGCGGGTGCTGATTTCGGAAGTGTTGATCGAAGGGATCGGCGGACACCCAGAGGAGGGACGGCTGCAGGTGGCGGCCTACGGGGCGATGCAGGTGCGGCCTGGCAGTCGAGTCACCCGTGAGGAGCTGCAGCGGGACCTCAATGCCATCCAGGCCACCGGCTGGTTTTCCGACGTCCGGATCAACCCGGTCAACGGTCCTCTCGGGGTGCAGGTGGTTGTGCAGGTTGAGACCTTCCCCACCCTGTCCAGGGTCGAGCTTGACCCCGTTTCAGAAGAGCTGCCTGAGGCAGTGGTTGATGAGATCTTCAGCCCCGATTACGGCCGCACGCTGAACCTCAACGATCTGCAGAAGCGGATGAAGGATCTGCAGGCCTGGTACGCCGGGCAGGGTTACTCGCTTGCACGTATCTCAGGTCCCGAGCGGGTCAGTCCTGAAGGGGTTTTGACCCTGAAGCTGATCCAGGGGAGCGTCGCCAGAGTTGAAGTGGAGTTCCTCAATAGCGAGGGAACCTCAACTGACGAGAACGGTGATCCGATTCGCGGCAAAACCAAGGAATGGGTGGTCACCCGTGAAATCTCCGTTCAGCCCGGTGACACGTTCAACCGCAACAAGCTCGAAAAGGACATCAAGCGCCTCTATGGCACTCAGTTGTTCAGTGATGTGAAGGTGACCCTCAAGCCTGTGCCTGAGCAGCCCGGTGATGTGGTGATCGTGCTGGGGATTGTGGAGCAGTCCACGGGCCAGCTGTCCGGCGGTCTCGGCTACAGCCAAAGCCAGGGTGTGTTCGGTCAGGTGCAGCTGCAGGACAGCAATTTCTTCGGTCGCGCCTGGAACATCGGTGTCAACGTTACCTATGGCCAATACGGCGGCCTGGCCAACCTGAACTTCACCGATCCCTGGATAAAGGGCGACAAACATCGCACCTCGTTCCGCGGCTCCCTGTTCCTCAGTCAGCAGGTGCCGCAGGTGTTCCAGAGCGAAGACAGCGGCAACATCCGCACCATTGACGGCTACGAAGACAACGGCAACAAGTACGCCTACGACGTGGGCCGCAAGTACAAATTCTCGGATTACGAGAAGGTGCCCGGTTCCGTCAACAAAGCTGAAAAGGAGTACCCCAACCGCAGCTGGTTTGATTACGAGGGTGATTCCTTTGCCCTGCGCAAGACCGGGAGCAGCATTGCGTTCACGCGGCCCCTCAATGGTGGTGATCCGTTCAAGGACACCCCCTGGCGGGTGCTGGCTGGTCTTTCAATCAGCGAAGTGAGGCCGATCAACTTCGCGGCTGACAGCCGTGTTTACGGCGTGTCCACCAACAACTTCAAGGACGGTCGAGTGAAGAACAAGGACATCATCTGCGTGTCCTACAACTGCGCTGACAGCAACATGCTGACTGGCCTGCGCTTCGCCACGACCTACAACAATTTCAACAACCCCCGTAATCCCACCAGCGGCAACTTCTTTACCGCCAGCACCGAGCAGTTCATCGGTGTGAACGAGGATTCCCCCACCTTCAATCGTCTTCGGGGCAGCTACACCCAGTTCTTCCCCGTGAACTGGCTGAAACTGCACAAGGGTTGCCGGCCTGATGCAGGAGAGGTCGCAGATTGCCCGCAGGCCATCGGTCTCCAAGTGAAGGCCGGCACGATCATCGGTGATCTGCCCCCCTACGAAGCCTTCTGCATAGGTGGCTCCAACTCGATCCGCGGTTGGTACGACTGCGATCTGGCCGTTGCGCGCACCTTCGGTGAAGTCACTCTTGAGTACCGCTTCCCGATCATCAGCGTGTTCTCCGGTGAGCTGTTCGTCGACGCCGGCACCGATTTCAATACCCAGAAAAATGTGCCTGGCAAGCCGGGTCTTTTGCTCGACAAGGATGGTTCCGGTGTGTCTGTGGGAACGGGTGTGATCGTTGGTACCCCCGTTGGACCCCTGCGCCTGGAGGTGGCGAGCAAGGACTTCACCTCTGACTGGCGCTTCAACCTGGGAGTGGGCTGGAAGTTCTAG